In Acidobacteriota bacterium, the genomic stretch CGACCGACCTGCTGATCGATTTGCTGACCGAGCACCACTCAGGCGGGTTCAACGTCATCGATGAGCGCATCGCCCGCGATGCGACCGCGGGACTCGTCGCCATCGGCAGTGGCGCCGTCCCTCCCCTGGTCAGGTCCATGGCCGATGCCTCCGAACCGGCACGCGATCACATCGCTGCGTTGCTCGGCGAGATCGGAGATCCTGCCGCCGCCACCCCGCTGATCGAAACTCTCGATAGACAATATCGCCACGACCCCGCCCCCTCCGTCAACCATCTGAGTGCCGCGGTGGCCCTGGTGCGTATCGGAAGGCCTGCCGTCGGCGCCCTGATCAAAGCCCTCGAGGCAGCTTCCTCGCCTGATCACGCCCGGGCCGACATTGCCGGCGTCCTCGGCGAGATCGCCGATCCCCGTGCAGTCGAGTCACTGATCCGCATCGGCGCTGGCACCACCCTCGCCGGTAGCGACCGCCTCTTTCTCGAGGCCCTCGGCAAGATCGCCGATCCCGCTGCTGCGGACTTTCTCGTCGCCGCTGTCCACGACGCAGCCCGGAGCTGGGAGACCAGGATCCGTGCCGCCACCGCCCTCGGCAGAATCGGACAGACGAGCGCCGTCACCGAGATGCTGCGCCTGCTCGAGAGTTTGATCGAGCACTTCACGACTCAGGCGGCCGGCAGCCTTCTCCCTCAGGCTCTCGTGCTGACCGAATTCCTCTCCGTCCTCGCCAGGCTGTCCACGCCCGCCCGAGCCCGGCCTCTGATGCACATGCTGTGACGCGCCCGTGGAGATCTGTGCACGCTGCTCGGTCAGACCATCGCCGCCATCGGCGCCCCGGCGGAAGAGCCCCTGATCGAAACCCTCGCCGACGCCACACTGACCTGGGACGTACGGGCCGGTGCAGCCATCGCTCTGAGTGGAAGCGGCGGGAAGAGGAGCCGCGAGGCGATCATCGCCCTGGCCTCGACCGCCGAAGCCAGCAGCGGCCACGACCCAGCCGCGCATCAGGCGTGGATCGCCGCGGCAAGAG encodes the following:
- a CDS encoding HEAT repeat domain-containing protein → MPDLRRAARSRNPTRRREAVRALGCIGGPDVVDALEAAARDPDPWVRQVAVGALRVLAPAQSTDLLIDLLTEHHSGGFNVIDERIARDATAGLVAIGSGAVPPLVRSMADASEPARDHIAALLGEIGDPAAATPLIETLDRQYRHDPAPSVNHLSAAVALVRIGRPAVGALIKALEAASSPDHARADIAGVLGEIADPRAVESLIRIGAGTTLAGSDRLFLEALGKIADPAAADFLVAAVHDAARSWETRIRAATALGRIGQTSAVTEMLRLLESLIEHFTTQAAGSLLPQALVLTEFLSVLARLSTPARARPLMHML